The genomic segment AATACAGAGATAACTTATGACAAACATAAGAGATATTGTCAGTGAGACTAATATGGTGAGCTGTTTTAGAGACCGATGAGATAGCTGCATCTTAAATTCATACTCTATTCTTTGGAGTGAAAATCAAACACCAATATGAGTTAACTAACTCTTCAGGTGCTAAGAGTAACCGACAGATTTGATATAGATAGAGATAGGTTACTACCTAAATTTTAGTACAATTTAGGTAGATAATCACACGGAAAATAATTATAAGTAATTGACTCCTCTTTAAGTATGTAGATAATTTATGTTATTGCTTAGTTTCTTTACATTTGCTTTTTTGATGTAAAATTATGTGATTATTTAGGGGGGCTTTAGTGACGTCTAAATTATTAAATACACAATCACGTTATTGCTTTTCTCTTAATTCTCTACATTTAGCCTTTATTTATCTATCAAGCTTATCCATAACAGCGTAGGATCAGGCTAACTTTAGATAAAAATCAGGCTGCACTATAAGTGCATTAAGATAAAATCATGAAACTAACAGAGAAACCACTACTAAATAATGCCTTGCTTATTTCTATTTGCACACCGCAATTCAAAGGTGATGAAGCAAAAGAATCCCTTGCAGAGCTGGGGCGCTTAGTCACAACTTTAGGCTTCAAAGTTGTTGGTACGCAGTCACAGAAACAAAGTTCCACTCAAAAAGTAAATGTATTGGGCGCCGGAAAGTTGGCAGAAATCGCTCACATTACAGGTAATCAAGGTGAGGACTGTGACTCAGACACTGAAGATTTCTTTGATGAAACAGACTTTGATGATATCCCATCAGAAAACCTTCCATTTGGTAGTGCCGATGTGGTGGTTTTTGACTGTGATTTAAGTCCATCACAACTACGTAATGTAGAAAACCAACTTGGTGTGAGAGTTTATGATCGCACCGGCATCATCATTGAGATCTTTAGTCGTCATGCTCGTACTCGTACGGCTCGATTACAAGTTGAAATGGCTCGTCTTAATTATGTTGCGCCGCGATTAAGAGAATCAACCGTTGGTGATAATGAACGCCAAATGGGTAAAGGTGCGGGTGAAACAGATTTAGAACTGGATCGCCGTAAAGTACGAGATCAATTAGCTGAATTAAGACGTGAGCTAGAAAGTGTTCAAGATGAGTTAAAAGGTCGCCGTAAACAACGTTCAGAGCTGTTCTGTGTTGCTTTAGTTGGTTATACCAATGCGGGTAAATCATCAATGATGCGAGCATTAACAGGTAGTGAAGTTCTTGTTGAAGATAAGCTGTTCGCAACGCTTGATACGACGGTACGTGCACTGTACCCAGTGACTCAGCCTCGAATTTTAGTATCAGATACCGTTGGCTTTATTAAAAAGCTACCTCATGATCTAGTTGCTTCATTCCATTCTACGTTAGCAGAAGCGCATGATGCCTCACTACTGCTATATGTAGTTGATGCTTCAGACGCAACGTTTAGAGCACAACTTGACGTTGTGCATGAAGTGCTTGGAGAAGTCGGTGTTGATGGGATTGATAAATTATTAGTCTTAAATAAATCAGATCAACTGACTCCTGAAGAGCAAGAAGCATTGATGGAAGAATTTCCAGATGCAATGATGACATCTACTCGAGATCCGCTTGATGTAGCAAAATTGCATAAATACATTGTGAATGCTTCTGAGCAAGGAATGATTGAAGAAGAGATCATCGTCCCTTATACAGCTAAAGGTATTATGGGTGAAATCCGCTCAAGCATGAGTGTTGTCACTGAAGAATA from the Aliivibrio wodanis genome contains:
- the hflX gene encoding GTP-binding protein HflX, which translates into the protein MKLTEKPLLNNALLISICTPQFKGDEAKESLAELGRLVTTLGFKVVGTQSQKQSSTQKVNVLGAGKLAEIAHITGNQGEDCDSDTEDFFDETDFDDIPSENLPFGSADVVVFDCDLSPSQLRNVENQLGVRVYDRTGIIIEIFSRHARTRTARLQVEMARLNYVAPRLRESTVGDNERQMGKGAGETDLELDRRKVRDQLAELRRELESVQDELKGRRKQRSELFCVALVGYTNAGKSSMMRALTGSEVLVEDKLFATLDTTVRALYPVTQPRILVSDTVGFIKKLPHDLVASFHSTLAEAHDASLLLYVVDASDATFRAQLDVVHEVLGEVGVDGIDKLLVLNKSDQLTPEEQEALMEEFPDAMMTSTRDPLDVAKLHKYIVNASEQGMIEEEIIVPYTAKGIMGEIRSSMSVVTEEYEYDHVKLTVRSSAIDLARLKKLMFKL